A window of Bradyrhizobium sp. AZCC 1610 contains these coding sequences:
- a CDS encoding GNAT family N-acetyltransferase yields MARLAVLEPGKQAASFRVEFVRDWTKASARWGNGGDATVFQHRHWLDAWYRAFDTVNPVIAIISDTSTQRDVALVPLVFRNQHGVRSVEFADLGLSDYNAPILASNAQYVAASLRTIGSALLAALRQLPDRPDLIRLKKMPLEICGRPNPLAEIEGARSCSMNGNLVELGDDFEVYRASIRKIQMPRCWRVFTRHHPGARFEIVTTVDEALRILDVMDRQQHKRMKQLGENFVLDEPRRAKFYRDVVSRGLAEGYAVVSALICDDGVVATTLGLRHGRHYSLLRNTYGEQWSNFSPSRLCIERTMAALHGQGVRHFDFSIGNYDYKRRFGAEPLPLTDVGIALSWRGTPHVLRDQAVERLRRYPRLAGKVRRAAGSVAAVKKLWAR; encoded by the coding sequence ATGGCCAGGTTGGCTGTTCTAGAGCCTGGGAAGCAAGCCGCGTCGTTCCGCGTAGAGTTTGTCCGCGACTGGACCAAAGCCTCGGCGCGCTGGGGCAACGGCGGCGACGCCACGGTCTTTCAGCACAGGCACTGGCTCGATGCATGGTATCGCGCCTTCGACACCGTCAATCCCGTTATTGCCATCATCAGCGACACGAGTACGCAGCGCGATGTCGCGCTCGTTCCGCTGGTGTTCCGCAATCAACACGGCGTTCGCTCGGTCGAGTTCGCGGATCTGGGCCTGAGCGACTACAACGCGCCGATACTGGCGTCCAACGCGCAGTATGTTGCCGCAAGCCTGCGCACGATCGGTTCCGCGCTGCTGGCGGCATTGCGCCAATTGCCTGATCGTCCCGATCTGATCCGGCTGAAAAAGATGCCGCTTGAAATCTGTGGGCGTCCCAATCCGTTGGCGGAGATCGAGGGGGCCCGATCCTGCTCGATGAACGGCAATCTCGTCGAACTCGGCGATGATTTCGAGGTCTATCGCGCCTCGATCCGCAAAATACAGATGCCGCGGTGCTGGCGCGTCTTCACCCGCCACCACCCCGGAGCCCGATTTGAAATCGTCACCACCGTCGACGAAGCGCTGCGGATTCTCGATGTGATGGACCGCCAACAGCACAAGCGCATGAAGCAGTTGGGAGAGAACTTCGTTCTCGACGAACCCCGTCGCGCGAAGTTTTATCGCGACGTCGTAAGTCGCGGTCTCGCGGAAGGCTACGCCGTGGTTTCGGCGTTGATCTGCGACGACGGCGTCGTGGCCACCACCCTGGGACTCAGGCACGGCCGGCACTATTCTCTGCTGCGGAACACCTACGGAGAGCAGTGGTCCAATTTCTCACCGAGCCGGCTTTGCATCGAGCGGACGATGGCCGCCTTGCACGGGCAAGGTGTGCGGCACTTTGATTTCAGCATCGGCAATTACGATTACAAGCGGCGTTTTGGCGCGGAACCTCTTCCATTGACGGATGTCGGTATCGCCCTTTCCTGGCGCGGCACGCCCCATGTGCTGCGCGACCAGGCCGTGGAGAGACTGCGACGCTATCCGCGGCTCGCCGGAAAGGTTCGGCGCGCGGCCGGCAGTGTTGCAGCGGTAAAAAAACTCTGGGCACGGTGA
- a CDS encoding acyl-CoA dehydrogenase family protein gives MNVQEAQFRNFVLESSRVQFRSDCASFRQRAAAVAEAAAAEVEAADREARFPRKAIDGVRKQRLLGHPDPIEFSGDGASISEVTDMCYTLGRACASAGMTFATLQTKVACLVRHGAGSAGTKG, from the coding sequence ATGAACGTGCAGGAAGCCCAGTTCCGCAACTTCGTCCTGGAAAGCAGCCGAGTACAATTCCGTTCCGACTGCGCCTCATTCCGGCAGCGCGCGGCCGCCGTCGCAGAGGCTGCGGCGGCGGAGGTCGAAGCCGCGGACCGCGAGGCGCGCTTTCCGCGGAAGGCCATCGACGGGGTGCGCAAGCAGAGGCTTCTGGGGCACCCAGATCCCATCGAATTCAGCGGAGACGGCGCATCGATATCCGAGGTGACCGACATGTGTTACACGCTCGGTCGCGCCTGCGCATCAGCGGGCATGACCTTCGCGACGCTTCAGACCAAGGTCGCATGTCTAGTCCGACACGGCGCGGGCAGCGCCGGCACGAAAGGCTGA
- a CDS encoding VanZ family protein has product MSQKLLKFAAWAGLCVIAYLTLSPLRDRPILLTSLKLEHLAAFAILGTLFCLAYPRRTLAVLFIVLGSAALLELLQFLNPDRHARTLDALQKIAGGAAGVFAGRAVLRFDRARFWLLRAAGTRTVERAANIRHRTNLHD; this is encoded by the coding sequence ATGTCTCAAAAACTACTTAAGTTCGCTGCATGGGCCGGTCTGTGTGTCATTGCTTATTTAACTCTGTCGCCGCTTAGAGATAGGCCGATTTTGCTGACCTCGTTGAAGCTGGAACATCTTGCAGCATTTGCCATTCTCGGCACGCTCTTCTGCTTAGCCTATCCTCGACGCACTCTTGCCGTCCTATTCATCGTACTTGGCAGCGCCGCATTGCTTGAGCTTCTGCAGTTTCTTAATCCGGATCGCCACGCGCGAACCTTAGACGCACTCCAAAAAATTGCTGGAGGCGCCGCAGGCGTTTTCGCTGGCCGCGCTGTCCTACGTTTCGATCGAGCACGTTTCTGGTTGTTACGCGCCGCAGGCACCCGAACTGTCGAGCGGGCCGCCAACATTAGACATCGCACCAATTTGCACGATTGA
- a CDS encoding ATP-dependent DNA ligase: MGNFVLGGEAVALDVDVIADFNALPSRKHDKEVQLCAFDVLAAGGADLRKLPLSTRKMDLEQLLARRPEGVFSIHGRVAETTITGGTQEECPFLAIIPPGALA; this comes from the coding sequence TTGGGCAATTTCGTTCTCGGTGGCGAGGCCGTCGCGCTCGATGTTGACGTCATCGCGGATTTCAACGCGCTCCCTTCTCGCAAGCACGACAAAGAAGTGCAGCTCTGCGCCTTCGACGTGCTGGCCGCAGGCGGCGCGGATCTCCGCAAGCTTCCCCTCTCGACGCGCAAGATGGACCTCGAACAACTGCTGGCGCGGCGTCCTGAGGGCGTCTTCTCAATTCATGGGCGGGTTGCAGAGACGACCATAACCGGTGGAACTCAAGAGGAGTGCCCCTTTTTAGCAATTATTCCACCCGGTGCACTTGCGTAG
- a CDS encoding carbamoyltransferase C-terminal domain-containing protein → MANPGHTEMRDRIDAMVKMREAFRPFAPAVSLEQVQDWFEVPKGFELPYLIMIADVRPEHRAALPAITRTSAARLQTINKGNREFHA, encoded by the coding sequence TTGGCCAATCCCGGCCATACGGAGATGCGTGATCGCATCGACGCGATGGTCAAGATGCGCGAAGCCTTCCGCCCGTTCGCTCCGGCGGTGAGTCTCGAACAGGTACAGGATTGGTTCGAGGTACCGAAGGGCTTCGAACTTCCCTACCTGATTATGATCGCCGACGTTCGCCCTGAGCATCGTGCCGCGCTGCCTGCGATTACGCGCACGTCAGCGGCTCGGCTGCAGACGATCAACAAGGGCAATCGGGAATTCCACGCGTAG
- a CDS encoding FkbM family methyltransferase codes for MLDKATEISQYARWAEMRYWLGMRKCFWHEYLRTGEWELRELHKYVRRDGVALDVGASTGVYAYHLSRMARYVYAFEPIPEDAERIRRLRVRNIVVENVALSSQEGRAKLRIPLVPSQGEDKGMASLEPRVVADERLSRTIDVSLRRLDDYEFKNISFIKIDVEGHEEDVLDGGRETIVRDRPCLLIEIEERHNPGGLSRIDKSLSALGYEGFYFERGKRRPARTFDNAGNQLPSLAFETGNERRRSLSYINNFLYCPTVRMGSA; via the coding sequence ATGTTGGACAAGGCCACTGAGATTTCACAGTACGCGCGATGGGCAGAGATGAGATACTGGCTCGGGATGCGCAAGTGTTTTTGGCATGAGTACCTCCGCACTGGAGAATGGGAGCTGCGCGAATTGCACAAATATGTGCGCAGAGATGGTGTTGCTCTCGACGTCGGCGCCAGTACTGGGGTCTATGCATACCATCTCAGTCGGATGGCCCGCTACGTTTATGCTTTCGAGCCGATTCCAGAAGACGCCGAGCGCATTCGCCGGTTGAGAGTGAGGAATATTGTAGTCGAGAATGTTGCACTATCATCCCAGGAAGGCCGGGCAAAGTTGCGAATTCCGCTCGTTCCCTCTCAAGGAGAGGATAAAGGTATGGCCAGCCTTGAGCCGCGCGTGGTCGCTGACGAGCGCCTTTCTCGGACGATCGACGTTTCTCTGCGTCGGTTAGACGACTATGAATTCAAAAACATTTCCTTCATCAAGATCGACGTCGAAGGCCATGAGGAGGACGTGCTTGACGGAGGACGAGAAACAATCGTCCGCGATCGCCCCTGCCTGCTGATAGAAATCGAGGAACGCCACAATCCAGGTGGGCTTAGCCGAATTGATAAGAGCCTGTCCGCTCTTGGCTACGAAGGGTTCTATTTTGAGCGTGGCAAGCGTCGTCCTGCCAGAACGTTCGACAACGCAGGCAATCAACTACCGTCGCTGGCTTTCGAGACTGGGAACGAACGTCGGAGGAGTCTCTCCTATATCAATAACTTTCTGTACTGCCCGACGGTGCGCATGGGCAGTGCCTAA
- the asnB gene encoding asparagine synthase (glutamine-hydrolyzing) — protein MCGISGIWERNGCSLQVLERRASAMTKTLSHRGPDDSGVWLSQEASIAFGQRRLAIIDLSPMGHQPMTSANGRYTITFNGEIYNFRELRTELEGRGVRFRGQSDTEVIVEGFAQWGVKSTIARLNGMFAIAAWDAGARQLFLSRDRMGEKPLYWAIFDGLVLFGSELKALRAHPGWKPSLNRGAIAAFLRHSYVPGPFTIYEDVYKLPPAGFVKIASGGGPEVGVYWDLAGVVSQGRRTTLRADEEELVDELDALLHDAVSRRMVADVPLGAFLSGGYDSSTVVALMQRASRRPVRTFTISFENAAFDESKHAEAVARHLGTEHTTFPVSGAEALDVVPKLAEMYDEPFADSSQIPTHIVSALTRKRVTVALSGDGGDELFSGYDLYRWTESVWRPSAKVPLALRRLASSSIRVVPPSAFDRIARYAPYFRRVPQVGQKAHRLAHILSASSIDSVYYQVVSHHQNPDNLVNGSQEVRTACWGQNLKVLLPDPVDRMRYLDMCTYLPDDILTKVDRASMAVALEVRAPLLDHRLVEWIWKLPSFQNARAPRPKHLLRRVLARYVPDGLVERPKMGFGVPLADWLRGPLRDWAEDLMDEAGLSAGDIFDVEAVRSVWAEFLSGDNGRYFFIWNILMFQDWHRRWGGASVADTGTRRPALYSQPEVRCPW, from the coding sequence ATGTGCGGAATTTCCGGAATTTGGGAGCGGAATGGTTGCAGCCTGCAAGTTCTAGAAAGGCGCGCGTCTGCAATGACGAAAACCCTGAGTCACCGCGGACCAGACGACAGTGGAGTTTGGTTGAGCCAGGAGGCCAGCATTGCCTTCGGGCAGCGTCGCCTTGCAATTATCGACTTGTCCCCAATGGGACATCAACCGATGACCTCGGCCAACGGCCGATATACAATTACGTTCAATGGTGAAATATATAATTTCCGAGAGCTGAGGACCGAGCTGGAGGGTCGCGGAGTTCGGTTTCGCGGGCAATCAGATACAGAAGTTATTGTCGAAGGCTTCGCCCAATGGGGCGTCAAATCGACCATCGCTCGCTTGAACGGGATGTTCGCAATTGCAGCGTGGGACGCGGGAGCGCGTCAACTGTTCCTATCTCGTGATCGAATGGGCGAGAAGCCGCTTTATTGGGCGATCTTCGATGGACTAGTGTTGTTCGGATCAGAATTGAAGGCGCTGCGCGCTCATCCCGGTTGGAAGCCAAGTCTCAATCGTGGAGCGATCGCCGCTTTTCTCCGGCATAGTTATGTGCCGGGTCCATTCACGATCTATGAAGATGTCTACAAACTGCCGCCCGCCGGGTTCGTAAAAATCGCGAGCGGCGGCGGCCCCGAAGTGGGCGTGTACTGGGATCTCGCTGGTGTTGTTTCTCAGGGTCGGCGCACTACGCTTCGAGCCGACGAAGAGGAACTGGTCGATGAACTCGACGCGTTGCTTCATGATGCAGTATCGCGCCGCATGGTTGCGGATGTACCGCTTGGCGCCTTTCTGTCCGGCGGTTATGACTCATCTACTGTCGTCGCACTGATGCAAAGAGCTTCTCGGAGACCAGTCAGGACGTTTACCATCAGCTTTGAGAACGCGGCATTCGACGAATCGAAACACGCTGAGGCTGTCGCTCGGCATCTTGGGACCGAGCATACAACGTTTCCCGTCAGCGGCGCTGAAGCTCTCGATGTGGTGCCGAAGTTGGCCGAAATGTATGACGAGCCATTTGCTGACTCCTCCCAGATCCCGACCCATATTGTCTCCGCGTTGACGCGGAAGCGCGTCACGGTGGCCCTCTCAGGAGACGGTGGAGACGAATTGTTTTCCGGGTATGACCTGTATCGGTGGACGGAGAGCGTTTGGCGGCCGAGTGCGAAAGTGCCGCTTGCACTCCGCCGCCTCGCGTCTTCAAGCATTCGCGTTGTGCCGCCTAGCGCCTTCGACAGGATAGCGCGCTATGCACCATACTTTCGGCGTGTGCCACAGGTTGGCCAAAAGGCCCATCGGTTGGCTCACATCCTCTCAGCGTCATCGATCGACTCCGTGTACTATCAAGTTGTCTCGCACCATCAGAACCCAGACAATCTTGTAAACGGGTCACAAGAGGTGCGGACGGCCTGCTGGGGTCAGAACCTCAAGGTCCTCCTGCCCGATCCGGTGGACCGTATGCGCTACCTCGACATGTGCACGTATTTGCCCGATGACATCCTAACTAAGGTTGATCGCGCTTCTATGGCTGTCGCTCTTGAGGTGCGCGCTCCGTTGCTCGACCATCGTCTAGTTGAATGGATCTGGAAGCTGCCGTCATTTCAGAACGCGCGCGCCCCGCGCCCCAAACACTTGCTCCGGCGTGTTCTTGCCCGCTATGTGCCCGATGGTTTGGTCGAGCGCCCGAAAATGGGCTTCGGAGTTCCGCTCGCAGATTGGTTGCGCGGTCCGTTGCGGGATTGGGCCGAAGACCTGATGGACGAGGCTGGCCTGAGCGCCGGTGATATTTTTGACGTCGAGGCAGTTCGTTCGGTCTGGGCCGAATTCTTGAGCGGAGATAATGGACGCTATTTCTTCATCTGGAACATTCTAATGTTTCAGGATTGGCATCGTCGGTGGGGCGGTGCATCGGTGGCGGACACCGGAACAAGGAGACCAGCTCTCTATTCCCAGCCGGAGGTACGATGTCCTTGGTAA